One Thauera sp. K11 DNA window includes the following coding sequences:
- a CDS encoding propionate--CoA ligase: MRESKRERMQMTTYNEFHRRSIEKRDEFWAEQAQLVHWNKPPGQICDFSQPPFVKWFKGGETNLCYNAVDRHAAERPDDRALVYISTETNEEKVYSFAELQREVERMAAVYRELGVRRGDRVLIYMPMIAEAAFAMLACARIGAIHSVVFGGFAANSLATRIDDARPVLMVSSDAGMRNGRPVPYKHLVDEACKLAEFPPAKVLIVDRSLDKGFPRVEGRDFDYAELRARHMDAQVPVEWMESSEPSYILYTSGTTGKPKGVQRDTGGYTVALAASMKHIFTGNAGETMFSTSDIGWVVGHSYIIYGPLIAGMATVMYEGTPLRPDAGIWWQIVEKHKVSVMFSAPTAVRVLKKQDPAYLKKYDLSSLRHLFLAGEPLDETSHQWIMEELGIPVIDNYWQTETGWPMLAICRGVEDSPIKLGSPAFPVFGYDLRIFREDGTECGANEKGIVGIVPPLPPGCLSTVWGQDERFVSTYFNLFTDPVVYSSSDWGIKDEKGYHTILGRMDDVINVAGHRLGTREIEEAVQTHPAIAEVAVVGVHDELKGQMPMAFAVVKDAATVDTAEKRAALEKEVMKKVDESLGAIARPARVHFIGGLPKTRSGKMLRRSIQALAEGRDPGDLTTIDDPGTLEQIRAALKG; encoded by the coding sequence TTGAGGGAATCGAAGAGGGAGAGGATGCAAATGACGACGTACAACGAGTTCCACCGCCGTTCCATCGAGAAGCGCGATGAATTCTGGGCCGAACAGGCGCAGCTCGTGCATTGGAACAAGCCGCCCGGGCAGATCTGTGATTTCTCGCAGCCGCCCTTCGTCAAGTGGTTCAAGGGCGGCGAAACCAACCTGTGCTACAACGCGGTGGACCGTCATGCCGCCGAGCGGCCGGACGACCGCGCGCTGGTATACATCTCCACCGAGACGAACGAGGAAAAGGTCTATTCGTTCGCCGAACTGCAGCGCGAAGTCGAGCGCATGGCGGCGGTGTACCGCGAACTCGGCGTCAGGCGCGGCGACCGCGTGCTGATCTACATGCCGATGATCGCCGAGGCCGCCTTCGCGATGCTCGCCTGCGCACGCATCGGCGCGATCCATTCGGTGGTGTTCGGCGGTTTCGCCGCCAACTCGCTTGCCACCCGTATCGACGATGCCAGGCCGGTGCTGATGGTCAGTTCCGACGCCGGCATGCGCAACGGCAGGCCGGTGCCCTACAAGCACCTGGTCGACGAAGCCTGCAAGCTGGCCGAATTCCCGCCCGCCAAGGTGCTGATCGTCGATCGCAGCCTGGACAAGGGCTTTCCCAGGGTCGAGGGGCGCGATTTCGACTACGCCGAACTGCGCGCCAGGCATATGGACGCCCAGGTGCCGGTCGAGTGGATGGAATCGTCCGAGCCGAGCTACATCCTCTATACCTCCGGCACCACCGGCAAGCCCAAGGGCGTGCAGCGCGACACCGGCGGCTACACCGTGGCGCTGGCCGCGTCGATGAAGCACATCTTCACCGGCAACGCGGGCGAGACGATGTTCTCGACCTCGGACATCGGCTGGGTGGTCGGCCACAGCTACATCATCTACGGCCCGCTGATCGCCGGCATGGCCACCGTCATGTACGAAGGCACCCCGCTGCGCCCGGACGCCGGCATCTGGTGGCAGATCGTCGAGAAGCACAAGGTCAGCGTGATGTTCTCCGCGCCGACCGCGGTGCGCGTGCTGAAGAAGCAGGACCCGGCCTACCTGAAGAAGTACGACCTGTCCTCGCTCAGGCACCTGTTCCTGGCCGGCGAGCCGCTGGACGAGACCTCTCACCAGTGGATCATGGAAGAGCTGGGCATCCCCGTCATCGACAACTACTGGCAGACCGAGACCGGCTGGCCGATGCTCGCCATCTGCCGCGGCGTCGAGGACAGCCCGATCAAGCTCGGCTCGCCCGCCTTCCCGGTCTTCGGCTACGACCTGCGCATCTTCCGCGAGGACGGCACCGAGTGCGGCGCCAACGAGAAGGGCATCGTCGGTATCGTGCCGCCGCTGCCGCCCGGCTGCCTGTCCACCGTCTGGGGCCAGGACGAGCGTTTCGTCAGCACCTACTTCAACCTGTTCACCGACCCGGTGGTGTATTCCTCGTCCGACTGGGGCATCAAGGACGAAAAGGGCTACCACACCATCCTCGGCCGCATGGACGACGTCATCAACGTCGCCGGCCACCGCCTCGGCACGCGCGAGATCGAAGAGGCGGTGCAGACCCATCCGGCGATCGCCGAAGTCGCCGTGGTCGGCGTGCATGACGAACTGAAGGGCCAGATGCCGATGGCCTTTGCGGTGGTGAAGGATGCCGCCACCGTCGACACGGCCGAGAAGCGTGCCGCGCTGGAGAAGGAGGTGATGAAGAAGGTGGATGAGAGCCTCGGCGCCATCGCGCGTCCGGCCCGCGTCCACTTCATCGGCGGCCTGCCGAAGACGCGTTCGGGCAAGATGCTGCGGCGCTCCATCCAGGCGCTGGCCGAAGGGCGCGATCCGGGCGACCTGACGACGATCGACGATCCGGGCACGCTGGAGCAGATCAGGGCGGCGCTGAAGGGCTGA
- a CDS encoding PEP-CTERM/exosortase system-associated acyltransferase, protein MQLFDRFNLGHGFSKYFRIDAALDDALKDEVYRVRHTVYCEDLHFEPERPDQREIDAYDAHSVHCLLRTVSEPYHPVGCARIVLANPADPEAPLPFEQTCAAALDRSIIDPAALPRDRIAEISRLAVHRQFRRRKGEERSRVPVRDEDFSTGDQPRFPFIPTSLLLGSVALAERSGIENVFVLTEPRLAAHFAKLGVEVRQIGSPIEHRGQRIPSVMQIEEIIRNMRSILHPLWHLVRERIGSEFDEMERRKQASAQEPAA, encoded by the coding sequence ATGCAGCTCTTCGACCGTTTCAACCTCGGCCACGGCTTCAGCAAGTACTTCCGCATCGATGCCGCACTCGACGATGCCCTGAAGGACGAAGTCTATCGAGTACGTCATACCGTCTACTGCGAGGATCTCCATTTCGAGCCGGAGCGGCCCGACCAGCGCGAGATCGACGCCTATGATGCGCACAGTGTCCACTGCCTGCTGAGGACGGTCTCCGAGCCGTACCACCCGGTGGGGTGTGCACGCATCGTGCTGGCGAACCCGGCGGACCCGGAGGCGCCCTTGCCGTTCGAGCAGACGTGTGCCGCCGCGCTCGACCGCTCGATCATCGATCCGGCCGCGTTGCCGCGCGATCGCATCGCCGAGATCTCGCGGCTTGCGGTACATCGCCAGTTCCGGCGGCGGAAGGGGGAGGAGCGCTCCCGCGTTCCGGTCCGGGACGAGGACTTCTCGACCGGCGACCAGCCCCGCTTTCCGTTCATCCCGACGAGTCTGCTGCTCGGGTCGGTGGCGCTGGCCGAACGCAGCGGGATCGAGAACGTGTTCGTCCTGACGGAGCCGCGGCTTGCCGCGCATTTCGCCAAGCTGGGCGTGGAGGTCAGGCAGATCGGCAGCCCGATCGAACATCGCGGGCAGCGGATTCCCTCGGTGATGCAGATCGAAGAGATCATCCGCAACATGCGCAGCATCCTGCATCCGCTCTGGCATCTCGTGCGGGAACGGATCGGCAGCGAGTTCGACGAGATGGAAAGGCGCAAACAGGCTTCGGCCCAGGAACCGGCAGCCTGA
- a CDS encoding ABC transporter permease, with amino-acid sequence MLLKLSLRNVLRQKIRSGMTLAAIVFGVCGLILSGGFVEDIFVQLGEAIVHSQTGHIQVFRKDFLEKGTRQPEHYLIDKPEELARRISEQPTVAEVSARLNFAGLLNNGRRDLAIIGEGVEPAKEARLGTYLKLIKGRQLADEDAFGMLLGEGVAHSLGLKPGDSATLVMNTADGALNTLDFEIVGVFQSFSKDFDARAVRIPLAAARELMASPGANLLVVSLSRTEDTDAAKHAIETLLPAGLESRNWRQLSDFYDKAVQLYDRQFGVLKLIILMMVLLSVANTVNMSTSERMAEFGTMLALGNTPGDVFRLIIIENVILGLIGAALGAAAGIVLALVISAFGIPMPPPPNANIGYTAMIRLDMAMVATAFLIGLVATALAAILPARRVSRTHVVEALRQRV; translated from the coding sequence ATGCTCCTCAAACTTTCCTTGCGCAACGTCCTGCGCCAGAAAATCCGGTCGGGGATGACGCTCGCGGCCATCGTTTTCGGCGTGTGCGGCCTGATCCTCTCCGGCGGCTTCGTCGAGGACATCTTCGTCCAGTTGGGCGAAGCGATCGTCCATTCCCAAACCGGCCACATCCAGGTCTTCCGCAAGGATTTTCTCGAGAAGGGCACCCGTCAGCCGGAACACTATCTCATTGACAAACCAGAAGAACTCGCGCGCCGCATCTCGGAGCAACCGACTGTCGCCGAAGTTTCGGCCCGCCTGAACTTCGCCGGCCTGCTGAACAACGGCCGCCGTGATCTCGCCATCATCGGCGAGGGCGTGGAGCCGGCCAAGGAAGCGCGGCTCGGAACCTATCTGAAACTGATCAAGGGCCGCCAGCTCGCCGACGAAGACGCCTTCGGCATGCTCTTGGGAGAAGGGGTCGCCCACTCGCTCGGTCTGAAACCGGGAGACTCCGCCACCCTGGTCATGAACACCGCGGATGGCGCGCTCAACACGCTCGACTTCGAGATCGTCGGCGTATTTCAGAGCTTCTCCAAGGATTTCGACGCACGAGCCGTCCGCATCCCGCTGGCGGCCGCACGCGAACTGATGGCGAGCCCGGGGGCCAACCTCCTGGTGGTCAGTCTGTCGAGGACCGAGGACACGGATGCCGCAAAGCACGCAATCGAGACCCTTCTGCCCGCCGGTCTCGAGTCGCGCAACTGGCGCCAGCTATCGGACTTCTACGACAAGGCGGTACAGCTTTACGACCGGCAGTTCGGCGTGCTGAAACTCATCATACTCATGATGGTTCTGTTGTCCGTTGCCAACACTGTTAACATGAGTACATCCGAACGCATGGCGGAGTTCGGGACTATGCTGGCATTAGGCAACACGCCAGGCGACGTGTTTCGCCTGATCATCATCGAGAACGTGATTCTCGGCCTGATCGGCGCGGCCCTTGGCGCCGCAGCAGGAATCGTGCTTGCGCTGGTGATTTCGGCGTTCGGCATCCCGATGCCGCCGCCGCCGAACGCAAACATCGGCTACACGGCAATGATCCGGCTCGACATGGCCATGGTCGCTACAGCTTTCCTGATAGGTCTCGTGGCGACTGCGCTCGCCGCGATCCTTCCGGCCCGTCGCGTGTCCCGAACCCACGTGGTTGAAGCACTCAGGCAACGGGTCTGA